The Pseudomonadota bacterium genome has a window encoding:
- a CDS encoding ABC-F family ATP-binding cassette domain-containing protein, translated as MLQIQDMTFRIAGKPLFEGASAAVSQGQRVALVGRNGTGKSTLLKLIQGRLSPDAGSIYLSPKVRIGSVAQEVPSSGMSLLDTVLEADTERTALLAEAETAEDPQRIADIHMRLVDIDAHAAPARAARILSGLGFSAEDQKRPCRDFSGGWRMRVALAAVLFSRPDLLLLDEPTNHLDLEASLWLENYLCSWPGTMLLVSHDRDLLNAVPTGVLHLDRGKLLSYSGNLDQFLEVRRLKMENLAAQAGKQEAARKHMQAFIDRFRSKASKARQAQSRIKALEKMGPVMQIVEDAPARLSFPSPDPLPPPLITMDQAATGYGDHVVLRNLNLRIDPDDRIALLGSNGNGKSTLVKLLAGRLDPLSGEIRRAPKIKAGYFAQHQADEFDLSKTVLEEARYRMPKATPEQIRAHLGRFSFSGDHVKTPVGQLSGGEKARLLLAFMARESPNLLLLDEPTNHLDIDMREALVEALNNFEGAVILITHDPHLVELAADRLLLVDRGTCQTFDGDMDDYRRLVLDRAREKKQASPGIKEKTRTESQTARRKKLEDVEKRIETLTRQAETLRQKLADPSLYAGPATEVTRIQASLKETERTLQAAEEEWMVLHQDQDKPL; from the coding sequence GTGCTCCAGATCCAGGACATGACATTCCGGATAGCCGGAAAGCCCCTGTTCGAGGGGGCCAGCGCCGCCGTGTCCCAGGGACAGCGGGTGGCCCTGGTGGGGCGTAACGGCACGGGGAAATCGACCCTGCTGAAGCTGATCCAGGGACGGCTGTCCCCCGATGCCGGGTCCATATACCTGTCACCGAAAGTGCGAATCGGATCTGTGGCGCAGGAGGTTCCGTCCTCCGGCATGTCGCTGCTGGACACGGTTCTGGAAGCGGATACCGAACGGACTGCCCTGCTGGCCGAGGCAGAAACGGCCGAAGATCCGCAGCGCATCGCCGACATCCACATGCGCCTTGTGGACATTGATGCCCACGCGGCCCCCGCCCGCGCGGCCCGGATCCTGTCGGGCCTGGGCTTCAGCGCGGAAGACCAGAAGCGTCCCTGCCGGGATTTTTCGGGCGGGTGGCGCATGCGGGTGGCGCTGGCCGCCGTGCTGTTTTCCCGCCCGGACCTTCTGCTTCTGGACGAGCCCACCAACCACCTGGACCTGGAGGCCAGCCTGTGGCTGGAAAACTATCTGTGTTCCTGGCCCGGCACCATGCTTCTGGTCAGCCACGACCGGGACCTGCTGAATGCCGTGCCCACCGGGGTCCTGCATCTGGACCGGGGAAAGCTGTTGTCCTATTCCGGCAATCTGGACCAGTTCCTGGAAGTCCGGCGCCTGAAAATGGAAAATCTGGCCGCCCAGGCTGGAAAGCAGGAAGCGGCGCGCAAGCACATGCAGGCATTCATCGACCGCTTTCGCAGCAAGGCGTCCAAGGCCCGCCAGGCCCAGAGCCGCATCAAGGCACTGGAGAAAATGGGGCCGGTGATGCAGATCGTCGAGGATGCCCCGGCCCGCCTTTCGTTCCCCTCTCCTGATCCCCTGCCCCCGCCCCTGATCACCATGGACCAGGCGGCAACGGGTTATGGCGATCATGTGGTCCTGCGAAACCTGAACCTGCGCATCGACCCGGATGACCGGATCGCGCTGCTGGGCTCCAACGGCAACGGCAAATCCACCCTGGTCAAGCTTCTGGCCGGGCGGCTGGACCCCCTGTCCGGGGAAATCCGCCGGGCCCCAAAAATAAAGGCCGGATACTTCGCCCAGCACCAGGCCGACGAATTCGACCTGTCAAAAACCGTGCTGGAAGAGGCCCGGTACAGGATGCCAAAGGCCACGCCCGAACAGATCCGGGCGCACCTGGGCCGGTTTTCCTTTTCGGGGGACCATGTGAAAACCCCTGTGGGCCAGCTGTCGGGCGGAGAGAAGGCCCGGCTTCTCCTGGCGTTCATGGCGCGCGAGTCGCCCAACCTGCTGCTTCTGGATGAACCCACCAACCACCTGGATATCGACATGCGCGAGGCGCTGGTGGAAGCCCTGAACAATTTTGAAGGGGCGGTGATCCTGATCACCCACGACCCGCATCTGGTCGAACTGGCCGCCGACAGGCTTCTGCTGGTGGACAGGGGAACCTGTCAGACCTTTGACGGGGACATGGACGACTATCGCCGCCTGGTCCTGGACCGCGCGCGGGAGAAAAAACAGGCGTCGCCTGGGATAAAGGAAAAAACCCGGACAGAATCGCAGACTGCCCGGCGCAAAAAGCTGGAAGACGTGGAAAAACGGATCGAGACCCTGACCCGCCAGGCCGAAACCCTGCGCCAGAAACTGGCTGATCCATCCCTGTATGCAGGCCCCGCCACTGAAGTGACGCGCATTCAGGCCAGCCTGAAGGAAACTGAACGTACCCTTCAGGCTGCCGAGGAAGAATGGATGGTCCTGCATCAGGATCAGGACAAACCCCTGTAA